A segment of the Selenihalanaerobacter shriftii genome:
ATGAAATCAACCGGTATTGTAAGAAAAGTTGATGATTTAGGGAGAATGGTGATTCCTGTTGAATTAAGAAGAACTTTAGGAATTGAAACTAAAGATGCTTTAGAAATTTATGTAGATAATGATAAAATTATCTTTAAAAAGTATGAGCCAGCTTGTATCTTTTGTGGTAATGCAGAAAATACTATCGACTTTAAAAAGAAAACTATCTGTTCAGAATGCCTAGAAAATATGCAAGAAGAAAATAACAAATCTGCATAATTTATATCTGAGCTAATAAGTTAGTATAACAACATACTTAACATAATATTAGTTACTTAAATAAGTAGGGCTTAGGAGAATTCTCCTAAGCCCTACTTATTTTATTAAACCTTAAACCTTAAAAAAGGTATCTCTGATCGAAAAGTATTATATAAATCTGAATAACTTTTTCCACCATAAATTACAGTTAATAGCTGCTTTAGAATCCATTCTTTTTTATTAAAAAGCTTGTGAATTGTTTTTGAAAATGGAAAAAATATCTTACCAATCAATCGGGCTTTTTTAAATTCAGGTAATATTTCTTGATTAACTAATTCAGTATATCTATCTAAAGATCCTGCTTTTGATAATGTGTTAACTATTGTTTTACTAGCCAACTGAGCACTTTTTAAAGCATAAAATATCCCTTCTCCTGACAGTGGATCAACTAAACCAGCTGCATCACCAACTACTAATCCTCGCTGATTATTCAATTTGTGTTTATCCCCACCAATAGGTAATAAATGACCTTTAGCTTGTAATACATCAGAATCAATCAATCTTTCACTAACTAAATAATCGTTTAA
Coding sequences within it:
- a CDS encoding AbrB/MazE/SpoVT family DNA-binding domain-containing protein, which produces MKSTGIVRKVDDLGRMVIPVELRRTLGIETKDALEIYVDNDKIIFKKYEPACIFCGNAENTIDFKKKTICSECLENMQEENNKSA